The segment GGATCGCAGGAGGAATATATGCCGAAAAGGATCAGCAGCTTGCAGGCATATTGATGATCATACCGGCTATCTTCGGATTTGTATTACTGAGCGTGATATGGGCACCTGTCGCTGCAATGCTTATTCCGGGAGGAATACTGACCATACGTTCAGGCAAATGAATCCTTGCCTGATGGAAGGAGGATCAATATTTTCCTGTCAGTTTAGCGATCGCCCTGTGTACTCCATGGATGCTCAGATCACTGCCTAAGTACATCATGGGACACCTGCCTGTAAAACATTGATGTTCAGCACATAGTTCCCTTACAGCAGGCGTGTCGGTCCTCCAGTGGATCCAGGTATTGACAACACCCTTTTCAAAGAGCTGATTCATAGCATCGGCAGGTTCCATGGTGGTCAGACCAATCACTGCATTCTCAATACCATCAGGGACTTCTCCTACGGACTTGATGGTATCAAACTCCGGCCTGTTGGAAAGATCAACATAATAGACGGTTTTACCACGCTTTTTCAGCTCATTGGCTGCCCACTTGATCGCAGGTTTTGTTTTGTCGTCCACTACGACATACTCATCTGCATCCCAGAACTCCGAATAATTCAATCCCATATTAGCACTCCCTTGATATCGGAAAATAATTTTACAATAATAAAATGTAATTAACTACTTAAAATAATCTTATACTTCGTCCTTTAAAATACCTTCTATTTGCTCTTTAGTCAGATTCACACCCCTGAATTTGCCTAATATTATACAGATATATCCGAAAAGTGCAAAATATATTGATCCGAACAATTTCTTCCAGTGGAAATGGGGGGGTTTATGCGGACATACATCCTTATTCTCATTAATGGATAGTGCTTTCCTAAGTAGGTGCTTTTTTTAGTAACATATGATAGTATTAAAGATAATAGCAGGAACAAAAATATACCATATGCAAACAACTACCCATCTGTTAAAGCAAAAAAGAGGAAAGAATTTGGACCAGATAAAAGAGTTCTTCAAACGAGATAAATTTGCAGAATATATCAACGCCGAGCTTCTAGAAGTCTCAGAGGGATATGCAAAAGCAAAGATGGACATTCAGGAACACCACCTCAATGGCGTAGGCATCGTACAGGGCGGAGCAACATTTACCCTTGCAGACTTCACTTTTGCAGCTGCTGCCAACTCCCACGGGACAGTTGCAGTTGCAATAAATGCAACAATATCTTTCGTGACAGCTGCAACCTCAGGAACACTGACAGCCGAAGCACGAGAAACGTCAAGGAACCCGAAGATAGCAACCTATACAATCGAAGTTACCGATGACAACAGCAATACTATTGCCATCTTCCAGGGAATGGTATACAGGAAAAAACAGACATTAGAGTCATTTATTGATCAGGCGTAAGGATTCGATCTCACCTTTTTCCGGATGTTCGAGACCAAGCAGGAATTCCTTCAGCATCCGGTGATCATCCACAATTTTGTCAGCATTGATGATGCTCTCTTTACTGACATAAGTAGGCACACCCACACAGAACATACCGGCCCTGTTCGCAGCCTCCACACCCATTGGTGCATTCTCCACCACAAGGCACTCACTCCGGTCAACATTCAACACCTCAGCGACCTTAAGGAAAGGATCAGGGGCAGGTTTCCCATGTTCTACATCCTCGCCACTGAGAACAATGTCAAAAATACCCTCGAACAATCTCCCAATAACATCATGCACGATATTCCTGTCGGCACCCGAGACCACTGAAAGCATGAAACGCTCCCTCAATATCGGAAGGCAATCATCAATTTCCCTGAATGACTTCAACACAAGTATCCTTGCAAACTCTGCCCTGTATCTTTTAATCAGGCCATCGACATCAAAATCAAGAGGATCGATCCCTTCCTTCTCAAGCAGGAAACTGACGATCTCTACGGTCTTCGACCCTTCCTTGTCATAAATGTCCTGTTTGTCCATATTGATGCCCAATTCATCAAAGATATGCTGCATAGCCTCGGTATGATAGGACATAGAGTCCACCAGTACACCATCCATGTCGAATATCAAAACTTTTAGCACAAATTACACCCTTTAAAACGAATAGATTCCAAACACTCAACATACTAAGATGAACGGAGCTATAACACAGGTTATTGATATAGCTTATTAAAATAAGCTATTCCCATAACGTGACAACAAAAAATTTACACTAAAAATACGAATATACCTGCAACGTCTGCAGATACAATTTCCCATCCAATTATTTTAACCTGATCTCTTTCTCATGCTTGTGGAGAGCCATCTCGATATTGGACTTGAGGTCCTGTTCCTTGAACGGCTTTGAGATGTAACCATAGGGCTCAGCAAGTTTCGCCCTCTCAAGGGTCTTATCATCAGTATATGCTGTAAGGAAGATCACCGGAATATCGAATTTTTCCCTGATCTTTTCAGCTGCCTCGATGCCATCCATCTCACCTCTGAGCATGACGTCCATTAGCACAAGATCAGGATAGAACAGATCCGCTTTTATAATAGCATCCTCTCCTGAAGGAGCCGTGCCAACTACGGAATAACCCATCATTTCAAGCTTGTTCTTTATGCTTAAAGCAACGATATTCTCATCCTCGACGACTAAAATATTTGCCTGTTTCATCTTGTGACCTTCAGATCCTATTTTTTTCATTGAATATTATTGTGAAAGCTGTTCCGCAAGTCCGATCCATATCAATAGTTCCCCCTATCTGATCGACCAGCGTTTTCAAAAGCTGTAAACCCAATGAAGTGCTTTTTTTATAATCAATTCCCTCAGGGAACCCTACACCATTATCACTCACGAATAGTATAAATTTATTTTCATCCCCATGCTTTAGATCAATACAGATCTTCCCCGACATTCCCTCAAAAGCATGTTTCAAAGAGTTGGTCACCAATTCATTTATGATTATCCCAAGAGGGATTGCCGTATCCATGCTCAAAAAGATATCCTCGACACGAAGTTCCAGTTCAATATCCTTATCAAGAGAATATGAACTTATAAGCTCAGCTGAGAGCTTCTGGATATAATCAGCAAAATTGATGCTTTCCATATCTGTTGACTGGTAAAGTTCCTCATGGATCAATGACATCGACATAACACGACTCCTGCTCTCCATAAAAGCCTGAACCACAGAAGAATCATCAAACTCCATAGAACAAAGATCGAGCAAACTGCAGATTATCTGAAGGTTGTTCTTGATACGATGATGGATCTCCTTTTTTCGCATCGCTTCGACTTCCATCAACGCCTTTTCTGCATTCTTGCGTTCAGTGAGATCATGGATTGTGACAATTATGCGCTCCTTACCTCCGATCATAGCCGATCTTGCCATGACCTCGGTCCAGAACAGCTCACCATTCTTCCTCTTTCCCTGCCATTCAGCATTTGCAAACCCATTTTCAGATGCAGTATCGATAAGCCACATGATCTTTTCCAATGAATAGAGAGCCTTTCCCTGCTTAATATCCTCAGCAGTCCTTCCAAGCACTTCTTCCCTGGAATAGCCTGCCATCTCACACCCCCTGTCATTGATATCAAGCATCCTGTAATTCTCCTTTTCATGGATAGTTATACCATCAAGTGAACCATTGAAAACGACACGATAGGTTTCCTCAGAATTTTTCAGGGCTTCCTCTGTATTCCTGAACTCGGTCACATCCTCACCAGAACATAACATGCCTGTGATAACACCTTCATCATCTTTCAGAACCACAGTATGCCATGCAATGATCCGTACATCTCCGGCGTCAGTGACAATGCTACTCTCAGAATATTCCATGACATTAGTGTCGCCAGCCATTATTTTAGGGAAAGCTTTGCGCCCCTGAAAACTGAACTCTTCTGAAAACCCCAGATCATACCATTTCTTCCCGAGGAGCTCGGACTCAGGAAGACCGAACATCCTGCAACCCTTCCTATTTATAGAGATCACCGTCTGATTCCGATCAACTGCAAAAATGATGACACCTGCTATATTCAGGTAATTCTGGAGCTTGTCCTTTTCCATTTTGAGCATAAGTTCTGCACGTTCCCGGTCGGAGATATCCCTGCATATGCTAAAATAAGCATCTTTTCCATTCCATTTGCCAGGAGTTACTTTCACTTCAACCGGAATGGAAAACCTGTCTTTTGTGAGTATGGGAATTGAAAAGGAAGCATGGTTTTTCTCATGCACTTCCTCAATGGCCTTTATGACCTCACCGCGATATTTTTCGGAATGCAAACCCATGGGACCTAATTTGCAGAACTCTTCCAGCGTATAGCCCAGCTTATCGAGGGTCTTTTTGTTGGCATCGATGATATTACCCTCTACATCTAGCACAAAAAAAAGGTCTTCAATGCTTTCGAACAGGGTCTGCAGATCCTTTTGCCTTTTTTCCAGTTTCATTTCGGACCGGATCCTTGCGATGAAACCACCTATTTGTACAGCAATGGCTTCCAGGGAATCCTTAATTTCAGAAGGTAGTACATCATGGCTATGTGAAGCAACGTTCAAACTGGCCACCACTTTACCACCGTATGTTATCGGAAGAATCCCACACCCAAGCATACCTTTTGTGAACGGATCAGAAGGGATCTTATCCGTAAACTCAAAACAAGCCCCATACAAAGGCAAACCTTTTTCGAGGACATCATGCTGAGGAGAATCTGGCCTATAATGGGAATTTCTGCGAATGAATTGCTCTGAAAGGTTCTTCTGCATTACAAGATAGATCTCATCAGTATCCTCGTCGACAAAATATATGCCACCGCAATCAATAACCCCTATGTTAAGGGTTGTTTCAAGCAAAAGTTCAAGGTTTGTGAGCAAATTGCTACTGGAAAACAAAGCAATACCTATATCTCGCTGGATACGCAGCAACCTATCCGACACAGGAGCGTTTACATCAACCCCTTTTACCGGTTCATTTTCAGATATGTACATGCTAACTCCCAAAGAAAAAACGCAGATATTGGATATTAAGTTACCTAAATGCTTATAGATAAGCCTTGATTTCTCCCGAGGGAAACCAATTATTAATAGAAAACCATTATAATTCTCCGTGATACTATGCCAGAAAACGTTGAAGCAAATCCTATAACTTCATGGAATCCGCAAAGCAAGCATCCGAATATCTCTGAGACCGCATACATACACCCGCAGGCAACGGTCATCGGGGCAGTTTCCATCGGTGAAAAAGTTATGGTCGCCCCCTATGCTTCCGTAAGAGGAGATGAGGGATTGGACATCAGAGTCGATGATCACAGCAATGTACAGGACGCAGTTGTCCTTCACGGCCGTCAGACCATTGACCAGAATGGCAACCCTATAAAGGAGAACCAGGTAGAAGTCAACGGAGAGAACTATTCGATCTACATAGGGAAGCGTGTATCCCTTGCCCACCAAGCACAGGTTCACGGACCAGCTGTTGTTTTTGACGATGTGTTCATAGGCATGCAGACATTTGTCTATAAGGCAACAATTGGAAAGAACTCAGTACTTGAACCAAAGGCCTGCGTGATCGGTGCAAATGTCCCGGAGAACAGATACGTCCCTGCAGGAGTTACCATCACATCTCAGGAAGATGCAGACAACCTGCCTGAAATATACGAAGGATACACATTCAAGCACACTAACCAAGAGGTCGTAGAAGTGAATGTCGAGCTGGCAGACGGATACAACCAGAGGAAATAAGATCAAAATAAAATTTAAGAGGAGGAACCGTTCACGTACGGGTAACCCTCTGCTTTCCATTTGTTGATACCACCCAGCATGTTGTAAACATCGGTATATCCGGCATCAACAAGAATGTTGCTTGCTGTGACACTTCTCGCACCCGTGCGACAGTAAACCAGTATCGTTTCATCCCTTGGAACCTCGTCCAGCCGTGAGCTAAGTTCGTTAACATTAATGTTCACAGCACCTTCGATGTGCTCAGTTTCGAACTCATTGACAGTACGGACATCCAGGAGGAAAACGTCCCCGGAATCGATCATTTTTTTTGCATCCTGTACCGAGACATCCATGTATCCTGCGGTGCTATCGACCTCATCCACCTTATATGAGGTAACCGGGTTAGCACAACCTAAAATGAAACAGGAAATTACAAGAATTACAAGAACCAGTACAATTTTCTCAGAGATCATATTCAGTCATCCTCCATTCTGCAAAAATATTCACCTTCAAGAGCAAACTGGCTATAAACATAGCATTCTTTACAGAGACAGCCCGCTTTTTCAGAAACAGGTAACTTGTTACCCTTTGCACAGAACATATACCCATCTCCAGGGGATGATGGACAATGTTTACAATTGCAGGCTTTGGAATGATGAAATGAAGGACATATCCCAAAGTATTTCCCACCGATCTTTTCTCCTTCAATATCAGACATAATTGATTCCCATAAAATATAGGGAAGACCTTCCCTTTATCTTTATCTGAGGACCATTTGTGCGATCAGGCCGAGGTGGTCCTCATGGAAAGGTGCAAGATCCTGCTTTTTTATGATCTGGAACTTAGTATCAAATTCCTTTTCAAGCTTCTTTACCTCTTCTTTGAACACCTTTGCAGGATTGGCAACAGTATCAATGCTCCTTGCCTTGATAGACAGGAGAAGATGACCATCATTCTTCAAAAATTGTCCGCAGTTCACTGCCGCGATCTGTGCCTGGTTGGGCTGTGCCACATCCTGGAAGACCACGTCGACCTGTTCAACGATATGTGCGTAGGAAGCAGGATGGTTAGCATCTGCAAGGATCGGGATTATGTTCGGCCTTGTATCGCATAGCTGTATCAGTTCCCTCATGGTCCGAGGGGAGAATTCCACAGCATAAACCAGACCATCGGTGACAATATCAGAAACGTGGCTCACAGTGGT is part of the Methanococcoides orientis genome and harbors:
- a CDS encoding response regulator, whose translation is MKQANILVVEDENIVALSIKNKLEMMGYSVVGTAPSGEDAIIKADLFYPDLVLMDVMLRGEMDGIEAAEKIREKFDIPVIFLTAYTDDKTLERAKLAEPYGYISKPFKEQDLKSNIEMALHKHEKEIRLK
- a CDS encoding DUF2769 domain-containing protein, with translation MSDIEGEKIGGKYFGICPSFHHSKACNCKHCPSSPGDGYMFCAKGNKLPVSEKAGCLCKECYVYSQFALEGEYFCRMEDD
- a CDS encoding HAD family hydrolase, which codes for MLKVLIFDMDGVLVDSMSYHTEAMQHIFDELGINMDKQDIYDKEGSKTVEIVSFLLEKEGIDPLDFDVDGLIKRYRAEFARILVLKSFREIDDCLPILRERFMLSVVSGADRNIVHDVIGRLFEGIFDIVLSGEDVEHGKPAPDPFLKVAEVLNVDRSECLVVENAPMGVEAANRAGMFCVGVPTYVSKESIINADKIVDDHRMLKEFLLGLEHPEKGEIESLRLINK
- a CDS encoding fibrillarin-like rRNA/tRNA 2'-O-methyltransferase, which produces MAAKELSDGIFEVQKSGKRFIGTKNAVPGSAVYGERLVEAEGDEYRIWDARRSKLAAMVLKKMTIPIKRDSHVLYLGAASGTTVSHVSDIVTDGLVYAVEFSPRTMRELIQLCDTRPNIIPILADANHPASYAHIVEQVDVVFQDVAQPNQAQIAAVNCGQFLKNDGHLLLSIKARSIDTVANPAKVFKEEVKKLEKEFDTKFQIIKKQDLAPFHEDHLGLIAQMVLR
- a CDS encoding PAS domain S-box protein, with the translated sequence MYISENEPVKGVDVNAPVSDRLLRIQRDIGIALFSSSNLLTNLELLLETTLNIGVIDCGGIYFVDEDTDEIYLVMQKNLSEQFIRRNSHYRPDSPQHDVLEKGLPLYGACFEFTDKIPSDPFTKGMLGCGILPITYGGKVVASLNVASHSHDVLPSEIKDSLEAIAVQIGGFIARIRSEMKLEKRQKDLQTLFESIEDLFFVLDVEGNIIDANKKTLDKLGYTLEEFCKLGPMGLHSEKYRGEVIKAIEEVHEKNHASFSIPILTKDRFSIPVEVKVTPGKWNGKDAYFSICRDISDRERAELMLKMEKDKLQNYLNIAGVIIFAVDRNQTVISINRKGCRMFGLPESELLGKKWYDLGFSEEFSFQGRKAFPKIMAGDTNVMEYSESSIVTDAGDVRIIAWHTVVLKDDEGVITGMLCSGEDVTEFRNTEEALKNSEETYRVVFNGSLDGITIHEKENYRMLDINDRGCEMAGYSREEVLGRTAEDIKQGKALYSLEKIMWLIDTASENGFANAEWQGKRKNGELFWTEVMARSAMIGGKERIIVTIHDLTERKNAEKALMEVEAMRKKEIHHRIKNNLQIICSLLDLCSMEFDDSSVVQAFMESRSRVMSMSLIHEELYQSTDMESINFADYIQKLSAELISSYSLDKDIELELRVEDIFLSMDTAIPLGIIINELVTNSLKHAFEGMSGKICIDLKHGDENKFILFVSDNGVGFPEGIDYKKSTSLGLQLLKTLVDQIGGTIDMDRTCGTAFTIIFNEKNRI
- a CDS encoding PaaI family thioesterase — encoded protein: MDQIKEFFKRDKFAEYINAELLEVSEGYAKAKMDIQEHHLNGVGIVQGGATFTLADFTFAAAANSHGTVAVAINATISFVTAATSGTLTAEARETSRNPKIATYTIEVTDDNSNTIAIFQGMVYRKKQTLESFIDQA
- a CDS encoding carbonic anhydrase, which translates into the protein MPENVEANPITSWNPQSKHPNISETAYIHPQATVIGAVSIGEKVMVAPYASVRGDEGLDIRVDDHSNVQDAVVLHGRQTIDQNGNPIKENQVEVNGENYSIYIGKRVSLAHQAQVHGPAVVFDDVFIGMQTFVYKATIGKNSVLEPKACVIGANVPENRYVPAGVTITSQEDADNLPEIYEGYTFKHTNQEVVEVNVELADGYNQRK
- a CDS encoding rhodanese-like domain-containing protein, translating into MISEKIVLVLVILVISCFILGCANPVTSYKVDEVDSTAGYMDVSVQDAKKMIDSGDVFLLDVRTVNEFETEHIEGAVNINVNELSSRLDEVPRDETILVYCRTGARSVTASNILVDAGYTDVYNMLGGINKWKAEGYPYVNGSSS